Proteins from one Micromonospora sp. M71_S20 genomic window:
- a CDS encoding LLM class flavin-dependent oxidoreductase translates to MAIFSLQAVPSDGPGWLDLARRAEAAGFDTLFTADHPGSAASPFVSLAAAAAVTSTIGLGSYVSNAGVREPMLLASDVASLDLLSGGRARFGLGAGHTPAEWLAVGRERPDVAGRVRRCLAVAEAVRALLDGEEVTVDSPDLVVRGARLEAPRPVQRRIPFTLGTANSAMLRWAGAHADVVGLSGLGRTLPDGHRHDVRWHEADIEAQLACVAAGAVGRAEPPVLESLVQHVVVTDDAEAAAAPTAERIGLSVAELLATPFVLIGTEDEIVAAVAAHRRRWGVTRFVVREDALDALTPVLARVAAAG, encoded by the coding sequence ATGGCGATCTTCTCTCTCCAGGCGGTCCCGTCCGACGGCCCGGGCTGGCTGGACCTGGCCCGGCGGGCCGAGGCGGCCGGCTTCGACACCCTGTTCACCGCCGACCATCCGGGTTCGGCGGCGTCCCCCTTCGTCTCGCTGGCCGCCGCGGCGGCGGTGACCTCGACGATCGGCCTGGGCTCGTACGTCTCCAACGCCGGTGTCCGCGAGCCGATGCTGCTCGCCTCGGACGTGGCCTCCCTCGACCTGCTCTCCGGAGGGCGGGCCCGGTTCGGCCTCGGCGCCGGCCACACCCCGGCCGAGTGGCTCGCGGTCGGCCGGGAGCGCCCCGACGTCGCCGGGCGGGTGCGCCGCTGCCTGGCCGTGGCCGAGGCCGTCCGCGCCCTGCTCGACGGCGAGGAGGTCACCGTCGACTCCCCCGACCTGGTCGTGCGGGGCGCACGGCTGGAGGCCCCGCGCCCGGTGCAGCGGCGGATCCCGTTCACCCTCGGCACGGCGAACTCGGCGATGCTGCGCTGGGCCGGCGCGCACGCCGACGTGGTCGGGCTGTCCGGCCTGGGGCGCACGCTGCCTGACGGCCACCGGCACGACGTGCGCTGGCACGAGGCGGACATCGAGGCGCAACTGGCCTGCGTCGCCGCCGGGGCGGTAGGGCGGGCCGAGCCGCCGGTGCTGGAGTCGCTCGTGCAGCACGTCGTCGTCACCGACGACGCCGAGGCCGCCGCCGCGCCGACCGCCGAGCGGATCGGGCTGAGCGTCGCCGAGCTGCTCGCGACGCCGTTCGTGCTGATCGGCACCGAGGACGAGATCGTCGCGGCGGTCGCCGCGCACCGGCGCCGCTGGGGCGTCACCCGCTTCGTCGTACGCGAGGACGCGCTGGATGCGCTCACGCCGGTGCTGGCCCGCGTGGCCGCCGCCGGCTAG
- a CDS encoding TIGR01777 family oxidoreductase encodes MRILMAGASGFLGTRLVDRLTADGHQVTRLVRRPPRGRDERRWNPSAAQLDPAVVAEADAVVNLAGAGVGDKRWNDGYRQLIRSSRVDTTTTLAITIAGLPQADRPRALLNSSAVGWYGNTGDRAVEEDAPAGEGFLADVCRVWEAATRPAEDAGVRVVRLRIGLPLHRDGGLLKPQLLPFRLGIAGRLGSGRQWLPWISMADWLDATRFVLDRDDLVGPVNLVGPAPVTNAEFTRELARQLRRPAIVPIPALALKVALGGFAHEALTSTRVLPGVLTGAGFTYRHPTLATALRAALTE; translated from the coding sequence ATGCGGATCCTCATGGCCGGCGCGTCCGGCTTCCTCGGCACCCGGCTGGTCGACCGGCTCACGGCGGACGGGCACCAGGTCACCCGGCTGGTCCGCCGGCCGCCGCGCGGCCGCGACGAGCGGCGGTGGAACCCGTCCGCCGCGCAGCTCGACCCGGCGGTGGTGGCGGAGGCGGACGCGGTGGTCAACCTGGCCGGCGCGGGCGTGGGCGACAAACGGTGGAACGACGGGTACCGCCAGCTGATCCGGTCCAGCCGGGTCGACACCACCACCACGCTGGCGATCACCATCGCCGGGCTGCCCCAGGCCGACCGGCCGCGGGCGCTGCTGAACTCCTCGGCGGTCGGCTGGTACGGCAACACCGGCGACCGGGCCGTCGAGGAGGACGCCCCGGCGGGCGAGGGCTTCCTGGCCGACGTCTGCCGGGTGTGGGAGGCGGCGACCCGGCCGGCCGAGGACGCGGGCGTACGCGTCGTGCGGCTGCGCATCGGGCTGCCGCTGCACCGCGACGGCGGGCTGCTCAAGCCGCAACTGCTGCCGTTCCGGCTGGGCATCGCCGGCCGGCTCGGCAGCGGCCGGCAGTGGCTGCCGTGGATCTCCATGGCGGACTGGCTGGACGCCACGCGGTTCGTGCTGGACCGCGACGACCTCGTGGGGCCGGTCAACCTGGTCGGACCGGCCCCGGTGACCAACGCCGAGTTCACCCGGGAGCTGGCCCGGCAGCTGCGCCGACCGGCGATCGTCCCGATCCCGGCGCTGGCGCTGAAGGTGGCGCTGGGTGGCTTCGCGCACGAGGCGCTGACCAGCACCCGCGTCCTCCCGGGCGTGCTCACCGGGGCCGGCTTCACCTACCGCCATCCGACCCTGGCCACCGCCCTGCGCGCCGCCCTCACCGAGTAG
- a CDS encoding hemerythrin domain-containing protein, with the protein MPPFTPDERLRAFGNQLIEIHLWLREELARLRDGVGDPDVRPRDLRTHCLAFCAALTRHHTGEDAGAFRVLAEQVPELAPVLRELEADHHIVAEALRRIEELSGGAAPPDEVRAELDTLAALLETHFVYEEKKLVHALNALTAGSTEGLLGVPLPPQDG; encoded by the coding sequence ATGCCTCCGTTCACGCCCGACGAGCGCCTGCGGGCCTTCGGCAACCAACTGATCGAGATCCACCTCTGGCTCCGCGAGGAGCTCGCCCGCCTGCGTGACGGGGTGGGCGACCCCGACGTACGGCCGAGGGACCTGCGGACCCACTGCCTGGCCTTCTGCGCGGCGCTGACCCGGCACCACACCGGCGAGGACGCCGGGGCGTTCCGGGTGCTGGCCGAGCAGGTGCCCGAGCTGGCCCCGGTGCTGCGCGAGCTTGAGGCCGACCACCACATCGTGGCCGAGGCCCTGCGCCGCATCGAGGAACTGTCGGGCGGTGCCGCGCCGCCCGACGAGGTGCGGGCCGAGCTGGACACTCTCGCCGCGCTGCTCGAGACGCACTTCGTCTACGAGGAGAAGAAGCTCGTGCACGCGCTCAACGCGCTGACCGCGGGCAGCACCGAGGGGCTCCTCGGGGTCCCCCTCCCGCCGCAGGACGGGTAG
- a CDS encoding type II toxin-antitoxin system VapC family toxin, translating to MSGEAPVRGLIDTNVVIHLGALGPEDLPEEMVISAVTLAELSAGPNHTDDRAERARRTSVLQHAEAVFEPLPFDAEAARAFGLVTSAVLDAGCTTRRRLADLMIASIAHANGLSLYTTNPTDFVGLEELVTIRPVRRP from the coding sequence GTGAGTGGTGAGGCACCGGTCCGTGGCCTGATCGACACGAACGTCGTGATCCATCTCGGCGCCCTCGGCCCGGAGGACCTGCCAGAGGAGATGGTGATCAGCGCAGTGACGCTCGCCGAGCTCTCGGCCGGCCCGAACCACACCGACGACCGCGCCGAACGGGCCCGGCGGACCAGCGTCCTCCAGCATGCCGAGGCCGTGTTCGAGCCGCTGCCCTTCGACGCCGAGGCCGCGCGGGCCTTCGGCCTGGTCACCAGTGCGGTCCTGGACGCAGGGTGCACCACCCGCCGCCGGCTGGCGGACCTGATGATCGCCTCCATCGCGCACGCGAACGGCCTGTCGCTCTACACCACGAATCCGACCGACTTCGTCGGGCTGGAGGAGTTGGTCACCATCCGGCCCGTCCGTCGGCCCTGA
- a CDS encoding low temperature requirement protein A, producing MGVIRWRERLGPAVAIAPGARVDRFEVFFDLVFVFSFFIITRATAANISGWQLGHALLVLAVLWWCWVVHCVVATRVRLGEGFVPVLMVIGMAALFCFALSLPQAFSDATDVAAGPMVVALSYVVIRGVHLALYWHVARERPGERRLLLKYSPEMAVSTLLLMAAALIPPQVEDPERAAMLRDGLWVSVVVLQYGMGLVAGAWGWMVTSAEHWTERYDLILIIALGESVISVGVGSNLLGQPPTWPAVAAAVLGIFFTAALWWAHYDVIAPAARIALHAAEGRPRVSMARDAYAYMHLPMIAGIILFALGAEEIVHQVADPEVPVGDPTHGPGVLLLFGGVICYLGANMLFQFRTLGTVSWTRVGTVLVLAAGIPVGQRLPGLAALALLTAICIGLVAVEAVVMADSRRALREMVFEEKTSHEAHEAAWRGRWREPTPDEPST from the coding sequence GTGGGTGTCATCCGGTGGCGCGAGCGGCTGGGACCGGCCGTCGCGATCGCCCCCGGCGCCCGGGTCGACCGGTTCGAGGTCTTCTTCGACCTCGTCTTCGTCTTCTCGTTCTTCATCATCACCCGGGCCACCGCCGCCAACATCTCCGGTTGGCAGCTCGGGCACGCCCTACTCGTGCTCGCCGTGCTCTGGTGGTGCTGGGTGGTGCACTGCGTGGTCGCCACCCGGGTCCGGCTCGGTGAGGGCTTCGTCCCGGTGCTGATGGTGATCGGCATGGCCGCGCTGTTCTGCTTCGCGCTGTCGCTCCCCCAGGCGTTCAGCGACGCGACCGACGTCGCCGCCGGGCCGATGGTGGTCGCGCTCAGCTATGTGGTGATCCGGGGCGTGCACCTGGCGCTGTACTGGCACGTCGCGCGGGAGAGACCCGGGGAGCGGCGGCTGCTGCTGAAGTACTCCCCGGAGATGGCGGTCAGCACCCTGCTGCTCATGGCCGCCGCGTTGATCCCGCCGCAGGTCGAAGACCCGGAGCGGGCCGCGATGCTGCGCGACGGGCTCTGGGTCAGCGTCGTCGTGCTCCAGTACGGCATGGGCCTGGTCGCCGGCGCCTGGGGCTGGATGGTGACCTCCGCCGAGCACTGGACCGAGCGGTACGACCTCATCCTGATCATCGCCCTGGGCGAGTCGGTCATCTCCGTCGGCGTCGGCAGCAACCTGCTGGGTCAGCCTCCGACGTGGCCGGCGGTCGCCGCGGCCGTGCTCGGCATCTTCTTCACGGCCGCGCTCTGGTGGGCGCACTACGACGTGATCGCACCGGCCGCCCGGATCGCCCTGCACGCCGCCGAGGGCCGGCCCCGGGTCTCGATGGCCCGGGACGCGTACGCCTACATGCACCTGCCGATGATCGCCGGGATCATCCTGTTCGCCCTCGGCGCCGAGGAGATCGTGCACCAGGTCGCCGACCCCGAGGTGCCGGTCGGGGACCCGACGCACGGCCCCGGCGTCCTGCTCCTCTTCGGCGGGGTGATCTGCTACCTGGGCGCGAACATGCTCTTCCAGTTCCGTACGTTGGGCACCGTCTCCTGGACGAGGGTCGGCACGGTGCTCGTGCTCGCCGCCGGGATCCCCGTCGGCCAACGGCTGCCCGGGCTGGCCGCCCTCGCCCTGCTCACCGCGATCTGCATCGGGCTGGTGGCCGTCGAGGCGGTGGTCATGGCGGACTCCCGGCGCGCCCTGCGCGAGATGGTCTTCGAGGAGAAGACCAGCCACGAGGCGCACGAGGCCGCCTGGCGCGGCCGCTGGCGCGAGCCCACCCCGGACGAGCCGTCGACATGA
- a CDS encoding MerR family transcriptional regulator yields the protein MSGYAPSEAARRSGFSLDTLRYYEKIGLLSGVGRTSGGRRIFTDDDLSWLVLFRCLRDTGMPIAEMSRYAELARDGDHTAGERKALLERHAERVEEQMRLLQRQYDHLREKIRFYERLPGAS from the coding sequence ATGAGCGGGTACGCACCCTCCGAGGCGGCGCGGCGCAGCGGCTTCAGCCTCGACACCCTCCGGTACTACGAAAAGATCGGGCTGCTCAGCGGGGTCGGGCGCACCTCGGGCGGGCGGCGGATCTTCACCGACGACGATCTCAGCTGGCTGGTGCTGTTCCGCTGCCTGCGCGACACCGGCATGCCGATCGCCGAGATGTCCCGCTACGCCGAGCTGGCCCGCGACGGCGACCACACCGCCGGCGAGCGGAAGGCACTGCTGGAACGGCACGCGGAGCGGGTCGAGGAGCAGATGCGCCTGCTCCAACGCCAGTACGACCACCTCCGCGAGAAGATCCGCTTCTACGAGCGGCTGCCGGGAGCGTCCTAG
- a CDS encoding type II toxin-antitoxin system Phd/YefM family antitoxin, whose amino-acid sequence MTEHAHREITQRELRNDSGAIMRHVESGESFVITRNGTPVGKLIPLRRRTFVPRAEVLAAFATAPVLDGERFRADIDSSVEQDPFSREW is encoded by the coding sequence GTGACAGAGCACGCTCACCGGGAGATAACGCAGCGCGAGCTGCGCAACGACTCGGGCGCGATCATGCGGCACGTCGAGTCCGGCGAGTCCTTCGTCATCACGCGCAACGGCACCCCCGTCGGAAAGCTCATCCCGCTCCGCCGGCGCACGTTCGTCCCGCGGGCGGAGGTGCTCGCCGCCTTCGCGACGGCCCCCGTGCTCGACGGCGAGAGGTTCCGCGCCGACATCGACTCGTCGGTCGAGCAGGACCCGTTCAGCCGTGAGTGGTGA
- the sucB gene encoding 2-oxoglutarate dehydrogenase, E2 component, dihydrolipoamide succinyltransferase: MPVSVTMPRLGESVTEGTVTRWLKQEGDTVEVDEPLLEVSTDKVDTEIPSPAAGVLSRIVVGEDETAEVGSELAVIAGEGESTGGGETAPQQEEPAEEAAEAAEEPQAEAEQPAVEEPQEKAAPAPSGEGTPVKMPALGESVTEGTVTRWLKQVGDTVEVDEPLLEVSTDKVDTEIPSPVAGTVLEIKVPEDETAAVGADLAVIGAAGAAPAEAKPKPDPKAEAKPEAKPEPKPEPKAEAKPEPKVEEPTPGMSYNEPSAEAETSAQPAQAEQKAVPSAAAPQRPSAPAQGGEEAAGYVTPLVRKLASEHGVDLSSVNGTGVGGRIRKQDVLEAAEKAKAAKAAPAPAQQPAAAAAPAKPAAKPQPSAKRGTTEKLPRIRATIAKRMQQSLHEMAQLTTVVEVDVTKVAKLRARAKESFQQRHGVKLSFLPFFALAAVEALQAYPIVNASMDLDAGTITYPDSEHLGIAVDTERGLMVPVIHGAGDLNLGGIAKRIADLAERTRTNKISPDEIAGATFTLTNTGSRGALFDTPIVPSPQSAMLGTGAVVKRPVVVNDPELGEVVAVRSMVYLALSYDHRLIDGADAARFLVAVKERLESGNFEAELGL, from the coding sequence ATGCCGGTATCGGTCACCATGCCCCGGCTCGGTGAGAGCGTCACCGAGGGCACCGTCACGCGCTGGCTCAAGCAGGAGGGCGACACCGTCGAGGTCGACGAGCCCCTGCTCGAGGTGTCGACCGACAAGGTCGACACCGAGATCCCGTCCCCGGCGGCGGGCGTGCTGAGCCGGATCGTGGTCGGCGAGGACGAGACCGCCGAGGTCGGCAGCGAGCTGGCCGTGATCGCGGGCGAGGGCGAGTCCACCGGCGGCGGCGAGACCGCCCCGCAGCAGGAGGAGCCGGCCGAGGAGGCCGCCGAGGCCGCCGAGGAGCCGCAGGCCGAGGCGGAGCAGCCGGCCGTCGAGGAGCCGCAGGAGAAGGCCGCGCCGGCGCCGTCGGGCGAGGGCACCCCGGTCAAGATGCCGGCCCTCGGCGAGAGCGTCACCGAGGGCACGGTCACCCGCTGGCTCAAGCAGGTCGGCGACACCGTCGAGGTGGACGAGCCGCTGCTGGAGGTCTCCACCGACAAGGTCGACACCGAGATCCCGTCGCCGGTGGCCGGCACGGTCCTGGAGATCAAGGTTCCCGAGGACGAGACCGCCGCGGTCGGCGCCGACCTGGCCGTGATCGGTGCCGCCGGCGCCGCCCCGGCCGAGGCGAAGCCGAAGCCCGACCCGAAGGCGGAGGCCAAGCCCGAGGCCAAGCCGGAACCGAAGCCCGAGCCGAAGGCCGAGGCCAAGCCGGAGCCCAAGGTCGAGGAGCCGACCCCGGGCATGTCGTACAACGAGCCGTCGGCGGAGGCCGAGACCTCGGCGCAGCCCGCGCAGGCCGAGCAGAAGGCCGTGCCGTCGGCTGCGGCCCCGCAGCGCCCGTCGGCGCCCGCCCAGGGCGGCGAGGAGGCCGCCGGCTACGTGACCCCGCTGGTGCGCAAGCTGGCCAGCGAGCACGGCGTCGACCTCTCCTCGGTCAACGGCACCGGCGTCGGCGGCCGGATTCGCAAGCAGGACGTGCTGGAGGCGGCGGAGAAGGCGAAGGCCGCCAAGGCCGCGCCGGCCCCGGCGCAGCAGCCCGCCGCGGCGGCGGCCCCGGCCAAGCCGGCCGCCAAGCCGCAGCCGAGCGCCAAGCGCGGCACCACCGAGAAGCTCCCCCGGATCCGCGCGACGATCGCCAAGCGGATGCAGCAGTCGCTGCACGAGATGGCGCAGCTGACCACCGTGGTCGAGGTGGACGTCACCAAGGTCGCCAAGCTGCGGGCGCGGGCCAAGGAGTCGTTCCAGCAGCGGCACGGCGTCAAGCTGTCGTTCCTGCCGTTCTTCGCCCTCGCGGCGGTCGAGGCGCTGCAGGCGTACCCGATCGTCAACGCCAGCATGGACCTCGACGCCGGCACGATCACCTACCCGGACTCGGAGCACCTCGGCATCGCCGTGGACACCGAGCGGGGTCTGATGGTGCCGGTGATCCACGGTGCCGGCGACCTGAACCTGGGCGGCATCGCCAAGCGGATCGCCGACCTGGCCGAGCGCACCCGGACCAACAAGATCAGCCCGGACGAGATCGCCGGGGCGACCTTCACGCTGACCAACACCGGCAGCCGCGGCGCCCTCTTCGACACCCCGATCGTGCCGTCGCCGCAGTCGGCGATGCTCGGCACGGGTGCCGTGGTCAAGCGTCCGGTCGTGGTCAACGACCCGGAGCTGGGTGAGGTCGTCGCCGTCCGGTCGATGGTCTACCTGGCCCTGTCGTACGACCACCGGCTGATCGACGGCGCGGACGCCGCCCGCTTCCTGGTCGCGGTCAAGGAGCGGCTGGAGTCGGGCAACTTCGAGGCCGAGCTCGGCCTGTAG
- a CDS encoding DUF2079 domain-containing protein: protein MPTSPSLAPSPASPPRVVRHRRADLIVALVALTLAVWVTSGLWQGPNTRAITVNSSDQALFEWLLAFGGHAVTHGDNPLFTYLVNVPDGVNLAVNTSITVYAVVFAPLTYLIGPPATFLVILTLNLAATAFAWYWLLSRHLLRSPLAAAVGGLFVGFSPGMVSHANAHLNWTAGWLVPLLIWRTFALRRSRHPLRDGAILGVLVAVSFSIAAEGLFFTALALGVFVAAWALHPVHRAEARAVLPTFLRGLGVTAVVAGVLLAYPLWLHFAGPQRFHGTGFDAIIHSEDVVAYAAYPRRSIAGEVGLGTQLAPNPTEENSFFGIPLLLLAVACFVALWRRADAARRATLWALGVTAVVFTVLSFGPVAKVDGRRFDLPMPFDLLGHLPVVNAALPARLALVVAPVIGVLLAYAVDQLRADPPRRRPARLAWWAGFALALLPLVPTPLLTIEREPVPRFITAGTWREHVSPGGVLTPVPLTLDVYPDGQRWQAYALAHRQGEFAIPSGFFLGPGGPDGRGRIGPPPRPFGALVDQAGRTGLVPIITEGSVQEVRADLRHWRIETIVLPDEVHGAKWPVDEEAIRRTVTALLGPPERVDDVWLWRVPQG from the coding sequence GTGCCGACCTCCCCGTCCCTGGCGCCTTCGCCGGCCTCGCCGCCCCGCGTCGTCCGCCACCGGCGGGCCGACCTGATCGTGGCGCTGGTCGCGCTGACACTCGCCGTCTGGGTGACCAGCGGGCTGTGGCAGGGCCCGAACACCCGCGCCATCACGGTCAACTCCAGCGACCAGGCGCTCTTCGAGTGGCTGCTGGCCTTCGGCGGCCACGCGGTGACCCACGGCGACAACCCGCTCTTCACCTACCTGGTCAACGTCCCCGACGGGGTGAACCTCGCGGTCAACACCTCGATCACCGTGTACGCGGTGGTCTTCGCGCCGCTGACGTACCTGATCGGGCCGCCGGCCACGTTCCTGGTGATCCTCACGCTCAACCTGGCCGCCACCGCGTTCGCCTGGTACTGGCTGCTCTCCCGGCACCTGCTCCGCAGCCCGCTCGCCGCCGCCGTCGGCGGACTGTTCGTCGGCTTCTCCCCCGGCATGGTCTCGCATGCCAACGCCCATCTGAACTGGACGGCGGGCTGGCTGGTGCCGCTGCTGATCTGGCGGACCTTCGCGCTGCGCCGCTCCCGGCACCCGCTGCGCGACGGCGCGATCCTCGGCGTGCTCGTCGCCGTCTCCTTCTCCATCGCCGCCGAGGGGCTCTTCTTCACCGCGCTGGCGCTCGGCGTCTTCGTCGCCGCCTGGGCGCTGCACCCGGTGCACCGCGCCGAGGCCCGCGCCGTGCTGCCGACCTTCCTGCGCGGCCTCGGGGTGACCGCCGTCGTCGCGGGGGTGCTGCTGGCGTACCCGCTGTGGCTGCACTTCGCCGGCCCGCAGCGCTTCCACGGCACCGGCTTCGACGCGATCATCCACTCCGAGGACGTCGTCGCGTACGCGGCGTACCCGCGCCGGTCGATCGCCGGGGAGGTGGGGCTGGGCACCCAGCTCGCGCCGAACCCGACCGAGGAGAACTCGTTCTTCGGCATTCCGCTGCTGCTGCTCGCCGTCGCCTGCTTCGTGGCGCTGTGGCGCCGGGCCGACGCGGCCCGCCGGGCGACGCTCTGGGCGCTGGGCGTGACGGCCGTCGTCTTCACCGTGCTGTCGTTCGGGCCCGTGGCCAAGGTCGACGGGCGTCGTTTCGACCTGCCGATGCCGTTCGACCTGCTCGGGCACCTGCCGGTGGTGAACGCCGCCCTGCCCGCCCGGCTGGCGCTGGTCGTGGCGCCGGTGATCGGGGTGCTGCTCGCGTACGCCGTGGACCAGCTCCGCGCCGATCCGCCCCGGCGCCGACCCGCGCGGCTGGCCTGGTGGGCGGGGTTCGCGCTGGCGCTGCTGCCGCTGGTGCCGACGCCGCTGCTGACCATCGAACGCGAACCGGTCCCGCGCTTCATCACCGCCGGGACGTGGCGGGAACACGTCTCCCCCGGCGGCGTGCTGACCCCGGTGCCGCTGACCCTCGACGTCTACCCCGACGGCCAGCGCTGGCAGGCGTACGCCCTGGCGCACCGGCAGGGCGAGTTCGCCATCCCCTCCGGTTTCTTCCTCGGCCCCGGCGGCCCCGACGGCCGGGGGCGGATCGGCCCGCCGCCGCGCCCGTTCGGCGCGCTGGTGGACCAGGCCGGCCGGACCGGGCTCGTGCCGATCATCACCGAGGG
- a CDS encoding PHB depolymerase family esterase, whose amino-acid sequence MRRSPSLLSRLTGAVAGMVLAAAAVATVAAPAQAATLTQVTNFGSNPGNLAMYAYRPDNLPAGAPAVVLLHGCTQNAAGYFANSGWQKFADQWKFTLIVPQQSSANQPLSCFNWFVEQDIARGSGEALSIKQMVDHARNNYGTDARRVFVSGLSAGGGMSAVMLATYPDVFAAGSVVAGLPYRCSPPASTSTCQYSGVNKTPQEWGNLVRAAYPGHTGPRPRVAIWHGTSDSTVVPANATELRDQWTNVRGVSQTPTSTASLPANTSLEVYGNNDVRLYRVSGMGHGTPVDPGPGAEQCGTAAAYMLDTICSAYHDAVFFGLNGGTGPSPTPTASPTVSPTASPTVSPTASPTASPTASPTPAPTCVTASNYAHVAAGRAYQSGGYAYANGSNQRMGLYNTFYSSTLKQTGPNHWVIGC is encoded by the coding sequence GTGCGCCGCTCCCCGTCCCTGCTCTCCCGGCTGACCGGCGCGGTCGCCGGGATGGTCCTCGCCGCCGCCGCGGTGGCGACCGTCGCCGCCCCCGCCCAGGCCGCCACCCTCACCCAGGTCACCAACTTCGGCTCCAACCCCGGCAACCTCGCCATGTACGCGTACCGGCCGGACAACCTGCCGGCAGGAGCCCCGGCCGTCGTGCTGCTGCACGGCTGCACCCAGAACGCCGCCGGCTACTTCGCCAACTCCGGCTGGCAGAAGTTCGCCGACCAGTGGAAGTTCACCCTGATCGTGCCGCAGCAGTCCAGCGCCAACCAGCCGCTGAGCTGCTTCAACTGGTTCGTCGAGCAGGACATCGCCCGGGGCTCCGGCGAGGCGCTGTCGATCAAGCAGATGGTCGACCACGCCAGGAACAACTACGGCACCGACGCCCGCCGGGTGTTCGTCAGCGGGCTCTCCGCCGGCGGGGGAATGAGCGCGGTCATGCTGGCCACCTACCCGGACGTCTTCGCCGCCGGCTCGGTCGTCGCCGGCCTGCCGTACCGCTGCTCGCCGCCCGCCTCCACCAGCACCTGCCAGTACAGCGGGGTGAACAAGACCCCGCAGGAGTGGGGCAACCTGGTCCGGGCCGCGTACCCCGGGCACACCGGCCCGCGCCCCCGGGTCGCCATCTGGCACGGCACCTCGGACTCCACCGTCGTACCGGCCAACGCCACCGAGCTGCGCGACCAGTGGACCAACGTCCGGGGCGTCTCGCAGACCCCCACCAGCACCGCGTCGCTGCCCGCCAACACCAGCCTGGAGGTGTACGGCAACAACGACGTCCGCCTCTACCGGGTCTCCGGCATGGGCCACGGCACCCCGGTCGACCCGGGCCCGGGGGCCGAGCAGTGCGGCACCGCCGCCGCGTACATGCTGGACACCATCTGCTCGGCGTACCACGACGCGGTCTTCTTCGGCCTGAACGGCGGAACGGGCCCCAGCCCCACCCCCACGGCGAGCCCCACCGTCTCCCCCACGGCGAGCCCCACCGTCTCCCCCACGGCGAGCCCCACCGCCTCCCCGACCGCGAGCCCGACCCCGGCACCGACCTGCGTGACGGCCAGCAACTACGCGCACGTCGCCGCCGGCCGTGCCTACCAGTCCGGCGGCTACGCCTACGCCAACGGCTCGAACCAGCGGATGGGCCTCTACAACACCTTCTACAGCAGCACCCTCAAGCAGACCGGCCCCAACCACTGGGTGATCGGCTGCTGA
- a CDS encoding aldo/keto reductase: protein MTTTRTLGRSGIEVGALGMGCWAIGGPLWGDGGQPFGWGEVDDDESVRTVHAALDLGVTLFDTASNYGAGHSERVLGRALAGRRDRAVIATKFGNRADEATRRWTGTDPSPDYAVSSLEESLRRLGTDHVDLYQLHINDLPVPAALDLVGTLEDLVAQGKIRAYGWSTDDPASAEAFAAAGPHCAAIQHDQSVLRDNARMLAVCDAADVAALNRGPLAMGLLTGATRAVGRDDVRGMAPEWLVWFTDGRPTPQWAARVEGIRAALTADGRTLAQGALGWLLARSPRTVPIPGCRTVAQAEENFDTLALGPLPEDAFAEVERLMADLRPVPAEG from the coding sequence ATGACGACGACACGAACTCTGGGTCGCAGCGGGATCGAGGTCGGCGCGCTCGGCATGGGCTGCTGGGCGATCGGCGGGCCACTGTGGGGCGACGGAGGGCAGCCGTTCGGCTGGGGCGAGGTCGACGACGACGAGTCGGTCCGCACCGTCCACGCCGCGCTGGATCTCGGGGTGACCCTCTTCGACACGGCCAGCAACTACGGTGCCGGGCACAGCGAGCGCGTCCTCGGCCGGGCCCTCGCCGGGCGCCGCGACCGGGCGGTGATCGCCACCAAGTTCGGCAACCGTGCCGACGAGGCGACCAGGCGGTGGACCGGCACCGACCCCAGCCCCGACTACGCGGTGTCCAGCCTCGAGGAGTCGCTGCGCCGGCTCGGCACCGACCACGTCGACCTCTACCAGCTGCACATCAACGACCTGCCGGTGCCCGCCGCGCTCGACCTGGTCGGCACACTGGAGGACCTGGTCGCCCAGGGCAAGATCCGGGCGTACGGCTGGAGCACCGACGACCCGGCGTCGGCCGAGGCGTTCGCGGCGGCCGGGCCGCACTGCGCCGCGATCCAGCACGACCAGTCGGTGCTGCGGGACAACGCCCGGATGCTGGCGGTGTGCGACGCGGCCGACGTGGCCGCCCTCAACCGGGGGCCGCTGGCGATGGGGCTGCTCACGGGCGCGACGCGGGCCGTCGGCCGGGACGACGTGCGCGGGATGGCCCCGGAGTGGCTGGTCTGGTTCACCGACGGCCGGCCCACTCCGCAGTGGGCGGCCCGGGTGGAGGGGATCCGGGCGGCGCTCACCGCCGACGGCCGTACGCTCGCCCAGGGCGCGCTCGGCTGGCTGCTCGCCCGCAGTCCCCGGACGGTGCCGATCCCGGGCTGCCGGACGGTGGCCCAGGCCGAGGAGAACTTCGACACCCTCGCCCTCGGCCCGCTGCCCGAGGACGCCTTCGCGGAGGTCGAACGACTCATGGCCGACCTCCGCCCGGTCCCGGCCGAGGGATGA